A stretch of Eubalaena glacialis isolate mEubGla1 chromosome 10, mEubGla1.1.hap2.+ XY, whole genome shotgun sequence DNA encodes these proteins:
- the SLC22A8 gene encoding organic anion transporter 3 isoform X3 — protein MAQSIFMAGILIGGLVLGDLSDRFGRKPILTCSYLLLAASGSGAAFSPTLPIYTVFRFLCGCGISGITLSTTILSVEWVSTRMRAIKSISLGYFYTSGQFILPGLAYAIPQWRWLQLTVSIPFFAFFLLSWWLPESIRWMILSGRSSKALKTFRQVAAFNGKKEEGEKLSLEEIKLNLQKEITLAKAKHSIADLFRTPILRRVTFCLSLAWFSTGFAYYSLAMGVEEFGVNLYVLQLIFGGVDVPAKFITMVSISYLGRHTTEAVVLLLAGGCILSLIFVPSDLLTLRTVLAVFGKGCLSSSFSCLFLYTSELYPTVIRQTGMGINNLWTRVGSMTAPLVKITAELKPFIPNVIFGTIALLGGSAALFLPETLNRPLPETVEDLENWSLQAKEPKQEPEAENASQRIPLQPRELGLGPN, from the exons ATGGCCCAGTCTATCTTCATGGCGGGCATACTGATTGGGGGGCTCGTGCTGGGAGACCTGTCTGACAG GTTTGGCCGCAAGCCCATCCTGACCTGCAGCTACCTGCTGCTGGCAGCCAGCGGCTCAGGCGCAgctttcagccccaccctccccatctaCACAGTCTTCCGCTTCCTGTGTGGCTGCGGCATCTCAGGCATCACCCTGAGCACCACGATCTTGA GTGTCGAGTGGGTGTCCACCAGGATGCGGGCCATCAAGTCGATTTCACTCGGTTACTTCTACACCAGTGGCCAGTTCATTCTGCCTGGCCTGGCCTACGCCATCCCCCAGTGGCGCTGGCTCCAGTTAACTGTGTCCATCCCCTTCTTTGCCTTCTTCCTGTTGTCCTG GTGGCTGCCAGAGTCCATACGTTGGATGATCCTGTCTGGAAGGTCCTCCAAGGCCCTGAAGACATTCCGGCAGGTGGCGGCCTTCAATggcaagaaggaggaaggagaaaaactcAGCCTGGAG GAGATCAAACTCAACCTGCAGAAGGAGATCACCCTGGCCAAGGCCAAGCACAGCATAGCTGACCTGTTCCGGACACCCATCCTGCGCCGTGTGACCTTCTGTCTTTCCCTGGCCTG GTTTTCCACCGGTTTTGCCTACTATAGTTTGGCTATGGGTGTGGAGGAATTTGGCGTCAACCTCTATGTTCTCCAGCTCATCTTTGGTGGGGTTGACGTCCCAGCCAAGTTCATCACTATGGTCTCCATAAGCTATCTGGGCCGGCACACCACAGAGGCCGTTGTTCTACTCCTGGCAGGAGGATGCATCCTGTCTCTCATCTTTGTGCCTTCGG ACTTGTTGACCCTGAGGACAGTACTGGCTGTGTTTGGGAAGGGATGCTTGTCCAGCTCCTTCAGCTGCCTCTTCCTCTACACGAGCGAGCTATACCCCACAGTCATCCG GCAAACAGGTATGGGCATAAATAACCTGTGGACCCGCGTGGGAAGCATGACGGCCCCACTGGTGAAAATCACCGCGGAGCTGAAGCCCTTCATCCCCAATGTCATCTTTGGGACCATCGCCCTCCTGGGAGGCAGtgcagccctcttcctgcctgaGACGCTCAATCGGCCCTTGCCGGAGACCGTTGAAGACTTAGAAAACTG GTCCCTGCAGGCAAAGGAGCCAAAGCAGGAGCCAGAAGCGGAAAACGCATCCCAGAGGATCCCTCTGCAGCCTCGTGAACTGGGCCTGGGCCCCAACTGA
- the SLC22A8 gene encoding organic anion transporter 3 isoform X1 produces MTFAELVDRVASKGPFQFLHTVLLGLPILSMANHNLLQIFTAATPAHHCRPPPNASAGPWVLPMGLNEKPEPCLRFVYPPNASLPNDTQGATEPCLDGWTYDVSTRDSIVTEWDLVCNSNKLKEMAQSIFMAGILIGGLVLGDLSDRFGRKPILTCSYLLLAASGSGAAFSPTLPIYTVFRFLCGCGISGITLSTTILSVEWVSTRMRAIKSISLGYFYTSGQFILPGLAYAIPQWRWLQLTVSIPFFAFFLLSWWLPESIRWMILSGRSSKALKTFRQVAAFNGKKEEGEKLSLEEIKLNLQKEITLAKAKHSIADLFRTPILRRVTFCLSLAWFSTGFAYYSLAMGVEEFGVNLYVLQLIFGGVDVPAKFITMVSISYLGRHTTEAVVLLLAGGCILSLIFVPSDLLTLRTVLAVFGKGCLSSSFSCLFLYTSELYPTVIRQTGMGINNLWTRVGSMTAPLVKITAELKPFIPNVIFGTIALLGGSAALFLPETLNRPLPETVEDLENWSLQAKEPKQEPEAENASQRIPLQPRELGLGPN; encoded by the exons ATGACCTTCGCCGAGCTCGTGGACCGCGTGGCCAGCAAAGGGCCCTTCCAGTTCCTGCACACGGTCCTGCTCGGCCTCCCGATCCTCAGCATGGCCAACCACAACCTGCTGCAGATCTTCACAGCGGCCACCCCCGCCCACCACTGTCGCCCGCCACCCAACGCCTCCGCGGGGCCCTGGGTGCTCCCCATGGGCCTGAATGAGAAGCCTGAGCCGTGCCTCCGTTTTGTATATCCACCCAACGCCAGCCTGCCCAATGACACCCAGGGGGCCACCGAGCCCTGCCTGGATGGCTGGACCTACGACGTCAGCACCAGGGACTCCATTGTGACTGAG TGGGACCTGGTGTGCAACTCCAACAAGCTGAAGGAGATGGCCCAGTCTATCTTCATGGCGGGCATACTGATTGGGGGGCTCGTGCTGGGAGACCTGTCTGACAG GTTTGGCCGCAAGCCCATCCTGACCTGCAGCTACCTGCTGCTGGCAGCCAGCGGCTCAGGCGCAgctttcagccccaccctccccatctaCACAGTCTTCCGCTTCCTGTGTGGCTGCGGCATCTCAGGCATCACCCTGAGCACCACGATCTTGA GTGTCGAGTGGGTGTCCACCAGGATGCGGGCCATCAAGTCGATTTCACTCGGTTACTTCTACACCAGTGGCCAGTTCATTCTGCCTGGCCTGGCCTACGCCATCCCCCAGTGGCGCTGGCTCCAGTTAACTGTGTCCATCCCCTTCTTTGCCTTCTTCCTGTTGTCCTG GTGGCTGCCAGAGTCCATACGTTGGATGATCCTGTCTGGAAGGTCCTCCAAGGCCCTGAAGACATTCCGGCAGGTGGCGGCCTTCAATggcaagaaggaggaaggagaaaaactcAGCCTGGAG GAGATCAAACTCAACCTGCAGAAGGAGATCACCCTGGCCAAGGCCAAGCACAGCATAGCTGACCTGTTCCGGACACCCATCCTGCGCCGTGTGACCTTCTGTCTTTCCCTGGCCTG GTTTTCCACCGGTTTTGCCTACTATAGTTTGGCTATGGGTGTGGAGGAATTTGGCGTCAACCTCTATGTTCTCCAGCTCATCTTTGGTGGGGTTGACGTCCCAGCCAAGTTCATCACTATGGTCTCCATAAGCTATCTGGGCCGGCACACCACAGAGGCCGTTGTTCTACTCCTGGCAGGAGGATGCATCCTGTCTCTCATCTTTGTGCCTTCGG ACTTGTTGACCCTGAGGACAGTACTGGCTGTGTTTGGGAAGGGATGCTTGTCCAGCTCCTTCAGCTGCCTCTTCCTCTACACGAGCGAGCTATACCCCACAGTCATCCG GCAAACAGGTATGGGCATAAATAACCTGTGGACCCGCGTGGGAAGCATGACGGCCCCACTGGTGAAAATCACCGCGGAGCTGAAGCCCTTCATCCCCAATGTCATCTTTGGGACCATCGCCCTCCTGGGAGGCAGtgcagccctcttcctgcctgaGACGCTCAATCGGCCCTTGCCGGAGACCGTTGAAGACTTAGAAAACTG GTCCCTGCAGGCAAAGGAGCCAAAGCAGGAGCCAGAAGCGGAAAACGCATCCCAGAGGATCCCTCTGCAGCCTCGTGAACTGGGCCTGGGCCCCAACTGA
- the SLC22A8 gene encoding organic anion transporter 3 isoform X2 — translation MGLNEKPEPCLRFVYPPNASLPNDTQGATEPCLDGWTYDVSTRDSIVTEWDLVCNSNKLKEMAQSIFMAGILIGGLVLGDLSDRFGRKPILTCSYLLLAASGSGAAFSPTLPIYTVFRFLCGCGISGITLSTTILSVEWVSTRMRAIKSISLGYFYTSGQFILPGLAYAIPQWRWLQLTVSIPFFAFFLLSWWLPESIRWMILSGRSSKALKTFRQVAAFNGKKEEGEKLSLEEIKLNLQKEITLAKAKHSIADLFRTPILRRVTFCLSLAWFSTGFAYYSLAMGVEEFGVNLYVLQLIFGGVDVPAKFITMVSISYLGRHTTEAVVLLLAGGCILSLIFVPSDLLTLRTVLAVFGKGCLSSSFSCLFLYTSELYPTVIRQTGMGINNLWTRVGSMTAPLVKITAELKPFIPNVIFGTIALLGGSAALFLPETLNRPLPETVEDLENWSLQAKEPKQEPEAENASQRIPLQPRELGLGPN, via the exons ATGGGCCTGAATGAGAAGCCTGAGCCGTGCCTCCGTTTTGTATATCCACCCAACGCCAGCCTGCCCAATGACACCCAGGGGGCCACCGAGCCCTGCCTGGATGGCTGGACCTACGACGTCAGCACCAGGGACTCCATTGTGACTGAG TGGGACCTGGTGTGCAACTCCAACAAGCTGAAGGAGATGGCCCAGTCTATCTTCATGGCGGGCATACTGATTGGGGGGCTCGTGCTGGGAGACCTGTCTGACAG GTTTGGCCGCAAGCCCATCCTGACCTGCAGCTACCTGCTGCTGGCAGCCAGCGGCTCAGGCGCAgctttcagccccaccctccccatctaCACAGTCTTCCGCTTCCTGTGTGGCTGCGGCATCTCAGGCATCACCCTGAGCACCACGATCTTGA GTGTCGAGTGGGTGTCCACCAGGATGCGGGCCATCAAGTCGATTTCACTCGGTTACTTCTACACCAGTGGCCAGTTCATTCTGCCTGGCCTGGCCTACGCCATCCCCCAGTGGCGCTGGCTCCAGTTAACTGTGTCCATCCCCTTCTTTGCCTTCTTCCTGTTGTCCTG GTGGCTGCCAGAGTCCATACGTTGGATGATCCTGTCTGGAAGGTCCTCCAAGGCCCTGAAGACATTCCGGCAGGTGGCGGCCTTCAATggcaagaaggaggaaggagaaaaactcAGCCTGGAG GAGATCAAACTCAACCTGCAGAAGGAGATCACCCTGGCCAAGGCCAAGCACAGCATAGCTGACCTGTTCCGGACACCCATCCTGCGCCGTGTGACCTTCTGTCTTTCCCTGGCCTG GTTTTCCACCGGTTTTGCCTACTATAGTTTGGCTATGGGTGTGGAGGAATTTGGCGTCAACCTCTATGTTCTCCAGCTCATCTTTGGTGGGGTTGACGTCCCAGCCAAGTTCATCACTATGGTCTCCATAAGCTATCTGGGCCGGCACACCACAGAGGCCGTTGTTCTACTCCTGGCAGGAGGATGCATCCTGTCTCTCATCTTTGTGCCTTCGG ACTTGTTGACCCTGAGGACAGTACTGGCTGTGTTTGGGAAGGGATGCTTGTCCAGCTCCTTCAGCTGCCTCTTCCTCTACACGAGCGAGCTATACCCCACAGTCATCCG GCAAACAGGTATGGGCATAAATAACCTGTGGACCCGCGTGGGAAGCATGACGGCCCCACTGGTGAAAATCACCGCGGAGCTGAAGCCCTTCATCCCCAATGTCATCTTTGGGACCATCGCCCTCCTGGGAGGCAGtgcagccctcttcctgcctgaGACGCTCAATCGGCCCTTGCCGGAGACCGTTGAAGACTTAGAAAACTG GTCCCTGCAGGCAAAGGAGCCAAAGCAGGAGCCAGAAGCGGAAAACGCATCCCAGAGGATCCCTCTGCAGCCTCGTGAACTGGGCCTGGGCCCCAACTGA